The following proteins come from a genomic window of Paenibacillus swuensis:
- a CDS encoding alpha-amylase family protein, which yields MELKFEQTPSEIIVQQGNEWRRLHPDGPNWSAPGIEVRLEDTGSRCAVYLMSNHEEVLRIAIRWKGEFPQGTHIAADHWERGYGDLEWRGMISERVMPWYWTAYTEGQVYGFGVQTGAAALCFWQADASGITLWLDVRSGGCGVILNGRELLAAVIIRHEGQAGETLLESMHRFCRVMCEQPLLPDEPVYGGNNWYYAYGESSHREILSDTKRIAALAPSSGPRPYMIIDDGWQICHSRVCNGGPWFAGNYKFPDMAALAGEMKSLGTRPGLWMRPLLTTMKTPEEWQLNNRRNVNFPFEGTIMDPSIPGVLDQIREDVERVAAWGYELIKHDFSTFDLFGKWGFEMGSQPTDDGWSFADQSRTTAEIVTDLYRAIREASGNAIIIGCNTIGHLAAGYVHLQRTGDDTSGKVWERTRKYGVNTLAFRMPQHQAFFAADADCVGITEQIPWHLNKQWLHLLANSGTPLFVSAHPAAIGREQEEALAEAFRAASQPLPAAVPLDWLENSCPARWRLGGEEVRYDWFDLMETATLKHGTI from the coding sequence ATGGAACTGAAATTTGAACAAACTCCATCGGAAATTATCGTACAGCAAGGTAACGAATGGAGAAGGCTGCACCCTGACGGTCCGAACTGGTCAGCGCCCGGAATCGAGGTGAGACTTGAGGATACAGGCAGCAGATGTGCTGTTTATCTCATGAGTAATCATGAAGAGGTTCTCCGTATCGCCATTCGGTGGAAGGGGGAATTTCCCCAGGGAACGCATATCGCAGCCGACCATTGGGAGCGAGGTTATGGCGATCTCGAGTGGCGCGGGATGATCAGTGAGCGTGTTATGCCATGGTATTGGACGGCTTATACGGAAGGGCAAGTCTACGGCTTTGGTGTGCAAACAGGCGCGGCAGCGCTTTGTTTCTGGCAAGCGGACGCATCCGGCATCACGCTGTGGCTTGATGTGCGCTCGGGCGGCTGCGGCGTTATACTGAACGGAAGGGAATTGCTGGCCGCGGTTATCATTCGTCATGAGGGACAAGCGGGGGAGACTCTGTTGGAATCGATGCATAGATTCTGCCGGGTGATGTGCGAGCAACCTTTGCTTCCTGATGAGCCGGTATATGGAGGAAATAACTGGTACTATGCTTACGGGGAAAGTTCGCATCGAGAGATTCTCTCAGATACGAAACGAATTGCTGCGCTTGCTCCGTCAAGCGGTCCCCGTCCCTATATGATCATTGATGACGGCTGGCAAATCTGTCATTCGAGGGTCTGTAACGGCGGTCCATGGTTTGCCGGCAATTACAAATTTCCCGATATGGCCGCTCTTGCAGGAGAAATGAAATCGCTGGGGACACGTCCGGGTTTGTGGATGAGGCCGTTGCTGACTACAATGAAGACTCCTGAAGAGTGGCAGCTCAACAATAGGAGAAACGTGAATTTTCCTTTTGAAGGAACCATTATGGATCCTAGTATCCCGGGGGTGCTGGATCAGATTCGGGAAGACGTTGAACGTGTAGCGGCATGGGGTTACGAGCTGATTAAACATGACTTCAGCACGTTTGATCTGTTCGGAAAGTGGGGTTTCGAGATGGGGTCGCAGCCGACAGATGACGGTTGGTCATTCGCCGATCAGTCGCGAACGACTGCCGAAATTGTTACAGACCTGTATCGTGCCATCCGTGAAGCATCAGGAAATGCTATAATCATTGGCTGCAATACGATTGGGCATCTCGCTGCAGGCTATGTTCATCTGCAGCGCACAGGCGATGATACCAGCGGAAAGGTATGGGAACGCACTCGCAAATACGGGGTGAACACGCTTGCCTTCCGAATGCCGCAGCATCAAGCTTTTTTCGCCGCAGACGCCGACTGTGTCGGCATAACAGAGCAAATTCCTTGGCATCTGAACAAGCAATGGCTGCATCTTCTTGCGAATAGCGGCACACCGCTGTTTGTATCGGCGCATCCGGCGGCAATAGGAAGGGAGCAGGAAGAGGCTTTGGCTGAAGCTTTCCGTGCAGCATCGCAACCGTTGCCCGCGGCAGTACCGCTGGATTGGCTGGAAAACAGCTGTCCCGCCAGATGGCGGTTAGGCGGAGAGGAAGTCCGATACGATTGGTTCGATCTGATGGAAACAGCGACGCTTAAACATGGTACGATATAA
- a CDS encoding glycoside hydrolase family 43 protein — protein MTNGFKPGERWLDTEGNPIRAHGGGVLYDEGLYYWFGEMRDGFKSFPGISCYTSEDLLNWTYRGIALAPVEAEGHELHPDRIIERPKVIRHPESGRYVMWMHVENKGYGLAHAGVAVSDKPDGPYTYVGSFRPNGAESRDMTLYQDDDGQAYLIHATDNNANLQINLLTADYLAMDGRFKKVFQGQFREAPALFKHQEQYYMIASGCTGFSPNASYYAVSDSIMGEWKVQGMIARGTGRESTFHSQPTYVLTVAGQENQYILMCDRWRYPNLSDSRHVWLPIQFEGDQIYIEWMNSWNFQAFNRGVHIDVAAGPELAVPHGAVLEHNQRPFHGGSSLGELDFVPDKKDLRASAHMTWHENGLVFHIRLIGEKLPGVIEPSNRIWDKDHVWIAVNHYQYSFARLPEGKCSVVTGTYLDYVDIGSSFPADAEQYVTASWSRGEEQTLDFHIEIGRDSADFPLFRQGTELPLSITVQVNSRDMPKERVWTPAGWIWGDPRTYVRARFAE, from the coding sequence ATGACCAATGGGTTCAAGCCGGGGGAACGCTGGTTGGATACGGAAGGAAACCCGATTCGCGCACATGGCGGGGGAGTGCTTTATGATGAAGGTCTATACTATTGGTTTGGCGAAATGAGAGACGGGTTCAAGAGTTTTCCCGGTATTAGCTGTTACACTTCTGAGGATCTATTGAACTGGACGTATCGGGGCATCGCGCTAGCGCCGGTGGAAGCGGAAGGTCATGAGCTCCATCCGGACCGCATCATTGAACGTCCCAAAGTGATCAGACACCCGGAAAGCGGACGTTATGTCATGTGGATGCATGTGGAGAATAAGGGCTACGGCCTGGCTCATGCAGGAGTTGCGGTCAGTGACAAGCCTGACGGACCTTATACATATGTAGGCAGTTTCCGGCCGAATGGAGCAGAGAGCCGAGATATGACGCTGTATCAGGATGATGACGGTCAAGCTTACCTGATTCACGCTACGGATAATAATGCCAATTTACAGATCAACTTGTTAACGGCCGATTATCTTGCCATGGACGGGCGGTTCAAGAAAGTATTTCAGGGACAATTTCGCGAAGCGCCCGCCTTGTTTAAGCATCAGGAACAATATTATATGATTGCTTCCGGCTGCACGGGTTTTAGTCCGAACGCATCCTATTACGCTGTATCGGATTCGATTATGGGCGAGTGGAAAGTACAAGGGATGATTGCAAGAGGAACTGGGCGCGAAAGCACGTTTCATTCCCAACCGACCTATGTGCTGACTGTGGCGGGCCAAGAGAATCAGTACATTCTCATGTGCGATAGATGGAGATACCCGAACCTTAGCGACTCCCGTCATGTATGGCTGCCTATTCAGTTCGAAGGCGATCAGATTTATATAGAATGGATGAATTCATGGAACTTTCAAGCGTTTAACCGCGGTGTGCATATAGATGTGGCGGCGGGTCCTGAATTAGCAGTGCCGCATGGAGCTGTTTTAGAGCATAATCAGAGGCCATTTCATGGCGGTTCAAGTCTCGGAGAACTGGATTTTGTGCCTGACAAAAAGGATTTACGCGCATCCGCTCATATGACCTGGCACGAGAACGGACTGGTATTCCACATCAGACTCATCGGGGAAAAGCTTCCGGGGGTGATTGAACCGTCCAATCGGATTTGGGACAAGGATCATGTGTGGATTGCGGTAAATCATTATCAATATAGCTTCGCTAGGTTGCCTGAGGGAAAGTGTTCTGTAGTTACTGGCACGTATCTGGATTATGTCGACATAGGTTCGAGCTTCCCTGCGGATGCGGAGCAATATGTTACTGCTTCATGGAGCCGCGGGGAAGAACAGACGCTCGATTTCCATATTGAAATTGGAAGAGATTCGGCCGATTTCCCGTTGTTTCGTCAAGGTACGGAGCTCCCCTTATCGATTACGGTACAGGTAAATTCGCGAGATATGCCCAAAGAAAGAGTGTGGACACCTGCGGGGTGGATCTGGGGAGATCCCCGGACATATGTTCGAGCTCGGTTCGCGGAATAG
- a CDS encoding GerAB/ArcD/ProY family transporter: MCIHAVVWMIYRIFAGHPELDISAIHRVYFGRYAGKAVDLFFLLYFAFGAFLMCRSHIAVIRVWLFPTIPIWSILLILLILFYYTVSGGLRTINGASLWGTLAVVLCKIPLVFLLWKYLHPLNLKPLIDHTLQEFLISSKDMTLQYIGVEALLMLYPFIKSPAKSQKWAQLSVLVATVLYTALILITYMFFSEGQLRLLIWPTFHMYMIIQLPFFQRLEYLVTSIFLVPLLANISLSLWVSCRFAKRSFHLKQWISLLVLLGGIGILGMLITNYETLQKLTKMYNTVGFYVLYAYIPILFIISQLKARRSLKTT; the protein is encoded by the coding sequence TTGTGCATTCATGCGGTGGTCTGGATGATCTACCGGATTTTCGCAGGCCATCCCGAACTGGACATTTCGGCAATCCATCGCGTTTATTTTGGAAGGTACGCGGGAAAGGCAGTGGACCTTTTTTTTCTGCTCTATTTTGCATTCGGCGCATTTCTGATGTGTAGAAGTCATATCGCCGTTATCCGAGTTTGGCTCTTTCCGACGATTCCCATATGGTCCATTTTACTTATTCTCCTTATTTTGTTTTATTACACGGTTTCCGGCGGTCTTCGGACGATTAACGGAGCAAGCTTGTGGGGAACCCTTGCCGTTGTTTTGTGTAAAATTCCATTAGTATTCTTATTGTGGAAATATCTGCACCCGTTGAACTTGAAGCCTTTAATCGACCATACACTGCAAGAATTTCTAATATCCTCAAAGGACATGACGCTTCAATATATCGGTGTAGAAGCATTACTCATGCTTTATCCCTTTATCAAATCGCCGGCTAAATCTCAGAAATGGGCACAATTATCTGTTCTAGTTGCCACTGTCCTTTATACGGCACTGATCCTTATAACCTATATGTTCTTCAGCGAAGGTCAATTGAGGCTCCTGATCTGGCCCACTTTCCATATGTATATGATTATTCAACTTCCTTTCTTTCAAAGGTTGGAATATTTGGTGACATCCATTTTCTTGGTACCTCTGTTAGCTAACATTTCCCTTAGTCTTTGGGTTTCCTGCCGATTTGCCAAGCGAAGCTTTCATCTGAAGCAGTGGATAAGTTTGCTGGTTCTCCTTGGGGGAATTGGCATCTTGGGTATGCTTATAACCAATTACGAGACGTTGCAAAAGTTGACCAAGATGTACAATACCGTTGGTTTTTATGTACTGTATGCTTACATCCCGATTCTCTTTATCATTTCACAGCTCAAAGCCCGTCGAAGTTTAAAAACAACATAA